The genomic segment GACGATTACGTGCATGAAAACCCGTGGCAGACGATTGCGATCGTCGGCGGGGTTGCGTTGATCGCGGGGGCGCTGTTTGCGTCGCGGTTGCGCTGACGGATTGCGGATTGCGTGACGGTTGGCGACGGCGCGCGCTGAGCGGCCGTCGGTCGCGCGGATTGCGTAAAATTAAAGCGCCGCGCTGTCTGGTGATGAGCTAAATGGATGCGGCTGCCGCTGCCCCATCAGCAACATGTCGCGAATTGCGCGTGTAGGGCAGCGTTTATTTGAACGCTGATCCTTACTAAGCGCGACACCGCCGCCGACGGCTCAAAATACCGCGCCGCCTGGCCTAGTTGTCGTCGATCACAAAGAGCCGCTGATACTCCTTCACCGCGTATCGATCCGTCATGCCCGCGATGTAATGCGCGATTAACCGGGGTTGCGACGCCGCGTCCGTTGACTGATAGCCCGGCGGCAACAGCCGCGGATCTTCCGTGAATGCGTCGAACAGCCCCACCACCACGCGACGAGCCTTGTTGGCCATACGCATCACGCGGTAATGGCGATACAGGTTCTTGAATAGAAAGCGCTTGAGCGTGGCCGCCTGCGCGGCCGTCGTTTCGCTATGCGCAACGAGCGCAGGCGCGGCGCGCACGTCGTCGAGCGACTGCGGTGCATGGCGCACCAGATTCGACTGGGTCGTCTCGATCAGGTCGACAATCAGCGCGTTGATAATCCGGCGCACCGTTTCGTGGATCAATCTGCGTCCTTCGATCTGCGGATAATCGCCGCGCGCCGTCTCGTAATGCGTCTGCCACAACTCCACTTCCGCCAGTTGCTCGACGGTGAGCAAACCGGAACGCAAACCGTCATCGACGTCGTGATTGTTGTAGGCGATCTCGTCGGCAACATTGGCAATCTGCGCTTCGATGGACGGCTGCCGTCCTTCGAGAAACCGTTCGCCTAACGCCCCCAGCCGCCGCGCGTTCTCTCGCGAACAATGTTTGAGGATGCCCTCACGGGTCTCGAAGCACAGATTCAGGCCGTTAAACGCGCCGTAGTGCTCTTCCAGATCGTCGACCACCGCGAGACTTTGCAGGTTGTGCTCGAAGCCGCCATGCTCGCGCATGCATTCGTTCAAGGCGTCCTGTCCGGCATGGCCGAACGGCGTGTGGCCGAGATCATGAGCAAGTGAAATGGCCTCGACGAGGTCTTCGTTGACGCGCAGATTGCGCGCGACCGAACGCGCGATCTGCGCGACTTCGAGACTGTGCGTGAGACGGGTGCGAAACAGATCGCCCTCGTGATTCACGAAGACTTGCGTCTTGTATTCGAGTCGACGGAATGCCGTGGAGTGGACGATACGATCGCGGTCGCGCTGAAACTCGGTGCGCGCGCCTGGCGCGGATTCGGGATAGCGGCGGCCGTGCGACTGCGCGGAATGCGCGGCGTAAGGCGCGAGATGCGCTTCGAGTGCGTCCTGCGTCGGCACGGCGAGCACCGCCATGCGTGCCGCCGGGTCATGCTGTACTTCGTCGCTGCGCCTGTCAGTCACCGGGTTCTCCGAAACATGGGCGGCGCCTCGTGACGCGGGTGCTTGATGCCTCGCTGAAAAATGCTCCGTCGAACTAGATAGCGGCGGCCAGCGTGGCTTGCACTTCGGCGTCGGGCGCCTGGGTGATCAGCGTCTCACCGAAACGCTTCAGCAGAATGAATTTGATTGCGCCGGCTTCTGCCTTCTTGTCGACCTGCATGAGTTCGACATAACGCGCTGCGCCGAGCGACGGCGCTTTGGTCGGCAAATGCGCGGCGACGATCACGTCGACCAGGCGCTTGCGCTCCGCGGCGTCGAGATAGCCCATGCGCACGGAGAGATCCGCCGCCATCACCATTCCGCAGCCGACGGCCTCGCCGTGCAGCCATTCGCCATAGCCGAGTCCGGCTTCGATCGCGTGGCCGAACGTGTGGCCGAAATTGAGGATGGCGCGCAGGCCGCCTTCGCGCTCGTCCTGAGCCACCACCGACGCCTTGATCTCGCACGACCGCTTGACCGCCTCGGTCAGCGCTTCCGGCTCGCAGCGGTTCAGCGCATCGATATTGCATTCGATCCAGTCGAAGAAGCCGGCGTCGGCGATCGCGCCGGTCTTGATGACTTCGGCGACGCCCGCAGCCAGTTCGCGCCCGGGCAGCGTGCGCAGCGCGCCGATGTCGGCGATCACTGCCTGCGGCTGGTAGAACGCGCCGATCATGTTCTTGCCGAGCGGGTGATTGATACCCGTCTTGCCGCCCACCGACGAATCCACCTGCGACAGCAACGTGGTCGGCACCTGGATGAACGGCACGCCACGCATGTAGCAGGCAGCCGCAAAACCGGTCATGTCGCCGATCACGCCGCCGCCCAGTGCGATCAGCGTGGTCTTGCGGTCGGCGCGCGAGCCGAGCAGCGCGTCGAAAATCAGATTCAGCGTTTCGAGATTCTTGTGCGCTTCGCCGTCCGGCAAAACGACCGTCGACACCTGTTTGCCCAGCGGCGCCAGCGCGGCGCGCAGCTTGTCGCCGTAAAGCGGGTCGACGGTGGTGTTGGTGACGATGGTGACCGAGTTACCGGCGATGTGCGGCGCGAACAACGCCGTCTGACCGATCAGATCGGCACCGATATGGATGGGGTAGGCGCGCTCGCCCAGTTCGACGTTGACGGTAATCATACGGTCCATTATGAAGCAGGATGTTTGGCTACGCCGGCCATCTCGAGCTGCATCAGAACCATATTGACGAGTCCGTTGACCGAAGGCCGGCCGGTTTCAATCACGAAATGCGCGCATTCCCGGTACAGCGGGTCGCGCACTTCATAGAGTGCTTCGAGGCGTGCCTTGGGATCTTCGGTCTGCAGAAGCGGCCGGTTCTTGTCGCGCCGGGTGCGCAGCCACAGATCGTGCGGATTGGCGCGCAGATAGATCACTACGCCGTTGTTCTGCAGCGCCGTGCGGTTTTCAGCCCGCAAAACCGCGCCGCCGCCGGTCGCCAGCACGATATTTTCGCGCCCGGTGAGCTCGGAAATCACGCTCGCCTCGCGGTCGCGAAAGCCCGCCTCGCCCTCCAGCTCGAAGATCACAGGGATGCGCGCGCCCGTACGCGCTTCGATTTCATGGTCGGAATCGAAGAACGGGCGATCGAGACGGCGCGCAATGGCCCGGCCCACGGTGGTTTTCCCTGCCCCCATGAGCCCTACGAAAATTACATTGGCGTGTGCGTCCCGCGCTTGCAACGGTGTCCTCTGGCTAATCCGGTATGGGTTCGTGCCGCAGCTTACTGGCAAAGCAGCCGCCTTGTCGAGCCTGAGCGCCGCCGCTGGCGAGCGACGGCACCCTATCCCTAATTTTTCTGGACGACGCGCGGCGTGATGAAAATTGCCAGTTCACTGCGCTGGTCACGATGTGTGGTGTTGCGAAAAAGCGCGCCCAAAAACGGTATTTTGCCCAGGAGCGGCACCCGAGTCACATCATCCCGGTCGTCGGTCGCGTAAATTCCGCCGATCGACACCGTACCACCATCCTCGACTTCGACGCGTGTTTGTACGTGTTTGGTGTTGATCGCGGGTCCGGCGTCGGTCTGTTCGCCGACGCTGTCTTTGGCGACGTCGAGGTCCAGCACAACGCGGCCGTCCGGCATGATTTGCGGCTCGACCTCCAGTTTGAGCGTAGCCCGGCGAAACTGCACGCCCGACACGCCCTGCCCCACTTTCGCCTGATACGGCAGCTCGGTGCCCTGCTCGACCACCGCTTTCATCCGGTCCGCCGTGACGACACGCGGACTCGACACGATTTCCCCGCGCCCCTCGGCTTCGAGCGCACTCAGCTCGACATTCAGCAGACGGGTGGCTGCGGCGGCGAATAGGCTCAGGCCGGCGGTTGCCGCGTCGAAGCCTGAAATCGGCCGGGCCGACAGATCGTAGACGGTGCCGTCCGCGTTGCCGTTCAAACCTTTCGCCGTACCGTCGGAGTTAGTGGCCGCCATCGACAGCTTCACGCCGAGATTGCGCGAAAAACCATGCTCGCCTTCGACGATATGCGCCTCGATCAGCACCTGGCGGGTCGGCCGGTCGACTGCGGCGACCAGCGCCTCAATCTGCGCGAGCCGCCCTTCGATGTCGGTAATGAACAGGAGATTGGTGCGCGGGTCCGCCGTCACGGCACCACGCTTGGACAGCACGCGCTGGGTGCCGGAACCGGTCAGCAGACGCCGGACATCCTCGGCATGCGCGTAATGCAGCTGGACCGTGCGGCTCGCCAGCGGCTCGAGGTCGGCGGCACGCGCGTGGGCTTCGAAACGCTGTCGCTCGCGCGCCGCCAGTTCCGCCTGGGGCGCGACCCAGACCACATTGCCGTGGCGCTCCATGGCCAGATTGTTGACGTCGAGCAAGGTGTCGAATGCCGCTCGCCATGGCACCTTGTCGAGCCGCAACGAGACCACGCCGCGCACTTTCTCGCTCGCCACAATGTTCAGGCCCGTGAACTCGGCGAAGGCCTTGAGGACCGCCCCGAGCTCGGCTTTCTGGAAACTCAGGGAGATCGGTTTGTTGTCGGCGGCAAGATGGGCGTCGGCGGCGGTTTTAGGCGCGCCGCTCAGGCGTTCGAGCGGCGGCAATGGCACCGGCGGACCTTCCAGGCCGGAGGCGTTCGTGGAGTCGTCGCGAGGCTGGTCGGACGGGCGTCTTTGCAGTGGGACCGAACCTTCAACGGCGTCGGCAAATGTGCTCGCGTCGGCTTCGGGCGGCACGCCGTCAGACGATGTGGCGCTTCGCGCGGCGCCTGGATCGTCCGATGAATCGTCGCGAAATGGATTGGCCACTTCTGCGGCGACGGCACGCGGCAGCGGCACTGCGTCGTACGAAGCATCGGACTGCGGCGCAACGGAACCGTCGGCCAGCATATAGGCGGGTAACGGCGGCAGCGGCCCAATCGACGCGTGCGCAAGGCCGCCGCCCAACGTCGCGCTGACGCAAAGGCCGACATATAGGAGAGCGCCACGCGGCGCGCATGCGATACCGGAACCGCGAGCAACCTGCGCGCCGCCATTCGGGTGCACTGCAACGGATGGATCAACAATACGCATCAGGACGCCTCCGCCAGCGCCAGCGTGCGCGTCGTGCCACCGTTAGCAAGCGTGACACCATCCGCGTCGATTCTCGTGACCCGCTCAGCCCCGACCTGTTGCCCGGAGGTCACGGTTGTCGAGCCATCCTGCGTATCTAGCAAAGCCAGACCGCGCGTTAAGTCGCGCAACAATCCGACCACGCGTAGCGACGAACTATCGGGAAGATCGTCACCGGCTTGCATCTGCGGATGCGAAAACGGGTCGAAGAATACGATGTCTTCGTCGTCATCCGAATCGAGACTTGCGTCGTTGAAAGCGTCGGTCGAAGTGGCTGACACAGCCGGTCGCAGCGCATTGAACACGCGCAATGTCGCGCTCACCGATAGAGAGGCGGCATCCTGTTTGACGGTTAAGTCGACTGGCACGATCAGCACCGGCAAGTCGGAAAGCCCGCGCATGAACGCCATCAGATGCACGAAGTCGGTGTGGGCGGTGATCTGTAAGGGACGCCCGCCATCGGCGTTCGCGCTGGTCGGCGCACCCGGCGCCACCGCCTGCAACGACACGCTATTTTGCGCGGCCAGCTCGGAGACGACGCGCACGTCGTCCGCTGAACTCCAGGGTGCGCGCGATGGCTCGGCGGGCATCGCGGCGAACGCGCGACGCAACTTGGGCAATTGCGTGAGCGAGCGCGAAGCATCCGCGAGCCGCTGCTTGCTGGCCGCCAACGCAACGCGGCTCGCCTCGATACTGCTCAAGTCGGCAACAACCGAGCCATACGCGCCCGCGCCAAAAACCAGCGCGGCAATCGCCAAAGCCGTGAGCCAGCGACGCCGCCGACTCCATGCTTCGAGCGGCAACCTCGCCTGCGCCATTAAAGAAGAAAGCGAGATTGCGCTGTTCGCCGCGCCGCCGGATTTGACAAGGATCGTGCTCATTTTGTACCTCCAGAAATTTCCGACTTCACAGGACGCGACGCCGCGGCGGCTGCGACAGCACGAACCGCTTTTAAAACCGGCTCGCGCCAGAGCAACCGCGCGCCAAACTCGATCGGACCGGTCACGCTCTCATCCGCGAGCGCGTGAGCACGCAACACTGGACGATGGAGGTCGCTCATCTCCGTTCCCGTCACGCCGCGAATCGCGCCGAGGCGTTTGAGCCACTCGGCCGAAGCGAGATGTCCCCGCGAAGTCGCCAGCAATTCGGTGTCGTGTTCACGCTGACGCAACTGCCGCAACACGACGCCGTTGCCGGGTTCAAAACTCAGCGCATCGAGCAGATCGCGGAAATGGGTGAGCGGCTCCGACAAGCTCATGGCGAGCGCCGTGGCTTTGCGCTGCTCGTCCTGCGCGCGCGTCAATCTGGCGTGTTCGGCGAGCGGCACGGCCATTTGTGTGAAAGACCGTTCAATCGATGCGCGTTCAGCGTCGGTTCGCGTCTTCCCGAATGCCTGCCACGCGGCCAGAACAACAACAGCGGCGACCCCGGCCAGTGCGGCAGCAAGCCATTCACGCAGACAGCGCCGACGCGCAAGACGCGCATTGCGTTGTCGATAAGGCAGCAGGTTGAATCCGCCGAGCCATGGTTCTGCGACGCGCACTTTGAGCGATGAAGGTGATGCCTGCGAACTCGCGGAACGCGAAAATCTGCGCGAACGGGAAAGCAGAGGTGAGTTCAAAAGGTCGCGCGTCATTCGCACACTCCGCGCAATGCGAGTCCAAATGCCACCGCTCCGGCCGGCTCGTATAACAACGGATCGACGAATTGCCGCGTGCGGCTTCCCAGCGCGGCGCATTCGAACGGCAGCGTCGTACAGCCCAATATGTCGGCGATATCAGCGAGCGAGAAACCCACGCCGTCGAGCAGATCGACCTCGCCGCTCACCAGAGCGCAGTCCAGCACGGGACCGTGGACGAGGTCACGCAACGCATCGGCGAGATCGGCGTGCTCGGGCGCCGGATACCGCATTTCACCGGCGATGCCATCGTCGACGATGCGCCATCCGTACACGCCGTCCGTGCCGATCCATAACGCGACATAAGGCTCGTGCGGATCGAGTTCGTGACTCGCCGCGTAACGCATTGCACGCAGCGCCGCGTGCGGCTCGCCGTCGACGGCCGTCAGCGAAATACCGGCCATCGCGGCGCATTCCATTCGCGCTTCGAGATGTTGGCGCGCTGTGGCCGCAATCGTCACGGAGCGGATTGGCGAAGGGCTTTCGTCGACGAACCAGTCCACCGCGAGCGCGTGCCGCTCCAGCCCTGCGATGCGCTCGGCCTCGCTCATCACGGCGGGTTCCAGCCCAGCGAGCGCGTGTCCACCGTCTTCCGCGCAATGGCTTTGCGCGACGAGCCGCGCGAACGGCACGATGCTGGTCAACGTGGCCGATGCAGGCATCGCCATCGCGCATCGCAATGCATGTGTTGCACAGCCGCGCGGCAAACCGGCGAACGCGTCGCGCAGTGCACGCGCTATCGCGTGCCGGTCGACGATCTCGCTGCCGGCCATTGCCCCTGCGCCCAGCGGCATGGTGCAAAGGTATTCCAGATGCAGTGCGCCGCGAGCACGCGAACGCTGACTCACCACCACCAGCCGCAAGACCTGCGAACCGATATCGATCCCCGCGCCAAAACGCTGCGCACCTGATTTCACAGCCTGAAGCCACGAATTGCTAAAGCTCATCACGTCCCCCCTCTGATCCACGCGACGAACCATTCGAACGCGAGTAACGAGGAAGAATTGTCCGTAGACAGCCGCCCGAGCGACACTCGGCCGAACGGCCAACGTTGCTCAGCGAACGTCCTGCATGGCATCAAAGCGTCTACAGTGAAGTCATCGCTGAGCGCCCCGCTGACTTGCAGGCTACCGTTCGTAAGCAACCCGAAAGCTAACGGCCCTGGCGGCTATAATCGCGGGACTGTTTTTTGGTGCACATATGCAATCAACGTCTCCTACGTCCCCGCCGCCCGCCCCTCAGAAGCGCAAACGCCCGTGGTGGCTCAAGCTCATCATTGGGTTTTTCGGTCTGATCGTCGCGGGCGTTCTGTGCGTGTTGCTGGTGGTCGGATACGCACTGGTCGTAGCAACGCCCAACCTGCCTTCGCTCGACGCGCTGACCGACTACCGTCCCAAAGTGCCGCTGCGCATCTACACGGCCGACCACGTGCTGATCGGCGAATTCGGCGAAGAGCGGCGCGACATCGTGCATATCCAGGACGTGCCCGATAGTCTGAAGAAGGCGATTCTCGCGATCGAAGACGCGCGCTTTTACGACCACGGCGGCGTCGATCTGACCGGTATCGCGCGAGCCGGCATCGTTGCGCTGACCAATGGTCACGCCACGCAAGGCGCGAGCACGATCACCATGCAGGTGGCACGCAACTTCTTCCTGTCGAGCGAAAAGA from the Paraburkholderia fungorum genome contains:
- the pilM gene encoding type IV pilus biogenesis protein PilM gives rise to the protein MSFSNSWLQAVKSGAQRFGAGIDIGSQVLRLVVVSQRSRARGALHLEYLCTMPLGAGAMAGSEIVDRHAIARALRDAFAGLPRGCATHALRCAMAMPASATLTSIVPFARLVAQSHCAEDGGHALAGLEPAVMSEAERIAGLERHALAVDWFVDESPSPIRSVTIAATARQHLEARMECAAMAGISLTAVDGEPHAALRAMRYAASHELDPHEPYVALWIGTDGVYGWRIVDDGIAGEMRYPAPEHADLADALRDLVHGPVLDCALVSGEVDLLDGVGFSLADIADILGCTTLPFECAALGSRTRQFVDPLLYEPAGAVAFGLALRGVCE
- a CDS encoding shikimate kinase; protein product: MQARDAHANVIFVGLMGAGKTTVGRAIARRLDRPFFDSDHEIEARTGARIPVIFELEGEAGFRDREASVISELTGRENIVLATGGGAVLRAENRTALQNNGVVIYLRANPHDLWLRTRRDKNRPLLQTEDPKARLEALYEVRDPLYRECAHFVIETGRPSVNGLVNMVLMQLEMAGVAKHPAS
- a CDS encoding fimbrial assembly protein, coding for MTRDLLNSPLLSRSRRFSRSASSQASPSSLKVRVAEPWLGGFNLLPYRQRNARLARRRCLREWLAAALAGVAAVVVLAAWQAFGKTRTDAERASIERSFTQMAVPLAEHARLTRAQDEQRKATALAMSLSEPLTHFRDLLDALSFEPGNGVVLRQLRQREHDTELLATSRGHLASAEWLKRLGAIRGVTGTEMSDLHRPVLRAHALADESVTGPIEFGARLLWREPVLKAVRAVAAAAASRPVKSEISGGTK
- a CDS encoding deoxyguanosinetriphosphate triphosphohydrolase, with translation MTDRRSDEVQHDPAARMAVLAVPTQDALEAHLAPYAAHSAQSHGRRYPESAPGARTEFQRDRDRIVHSTAFRRLEYKTQVFVNHEGDLFRTRLTHSLEVAQIARSVARNLRVNEDLVEAISLAHDLGHTPFGHAGQDALNECMREHGGFEHNLQSLAVVDDLEEHYGAFNGLNLCFETREGILKHCSRENARRLGALGERFLEGRQPSIEAQIANVADEIAYNNHDVDDGLRSGLLTVEQLAEVELWQTHYETARGDYPQIEGRRLIHETVRRIINALIVDLIETTQSNLVRHAPQSLDDVRAAPALVAHSETTAAQAATLKRFLFKNLYRHYRVMRMANKARRVVVGLFDAFTEDPRLLPPGYQSTDAASQPRLIAHYIAGMTDRYAVKEYQRLFVIDDN
- the aroB gene encoding 3-dehydroquinate synthase produces the protein MDRMITVNVELGERAYPIHIGADLIGQTALFAPHIAGNSVTIVTNTTVDPLYGDKLRAALAPLGKQVSTVVLPDGEAHKNLETLNLIFDALLGSRADRKTTLIALGGGVIGDMTGFAAACYMRGVPFIQVPTTLLSQVDSSVGGKTGINHPLGKNMIGAFYQPQAVIADIGALRTLPGRELAAGVAEVIKTGAIADAGFFDWIECNIDALNRCEPEALTEAVKRSCEIKASVVAQDEREGGLRAILNFGHTFGHAIEAGLGYGEWLHGEAVGCGMVMAADLSVRMGYLDAAERKRLVDVIVAAHLPTKAPSLGAARYVELMQVDKKAEAGAIKFILLKRFGETLITQAPDAEVQATLAAAI
- the pilQ gene encoding type IV pilus secretin PilQ, with translation MMRIVDPSVAVHPNGGAQVARGSGIACAPRGALLYVGLCVSATLGGGLAHASIGPLPPLPAYMLADGSVAPQSDASYDAVPLPRAVAAEVANPFRDDSSDDPGAARSATSSDGVPPEADASTFADAVEGSVPLQRRPSDQPRDDSTNASGLEGPPVPLPPLERLSGAPKTAADAHLAADNKPISLSFQKAELGAVLKAFAEFTGLNIVASEKVRGVVSLRLDKVPWRAAFDTLLDVNNLAMERHGNVVWVAPQAELAARERQRFEAHARAADLEPLASRTVQLHYAHAEDVRRLLTGSGTQRVLSKRGAVTADPRTNLLFITDIEGRLAQIEALVAAVDRPTRQVLIEAHIVEGEHGFSRNLGVKLSMAATNSDGTAKGLNGNADGTVYDLSARPISGFDAATAGLSLFAAAATRLLNVELSALEAEGRGEIVSSPRVVTADRMKAVVEQGTELPYQAKVGQGVSGVQFRRATLKLEVEPQIMPDGRVVLDLDVAKDSVGEQTDAGPAINTKHVQTRVEVEDGGTVSIGGIYATDDRDDVTRVPLLGKIPFLGALFRNTTHRDQRSELAIFITPRVVQKN